The region CCCCCAAACCCCCCCCCCGGAGTCACCCCCCCCCCCCCATAACGGGCGGGGGGGAGGGGGGAACGGGGGCCTGCTGGACGGGAGGGAGGGGCGCGGGGTTCGCGAGAGGGGCGGGCGCGGGAAAGGGGGCGCTGATTTCTTCCCCACAGGTGGGGCAGGGTCCTTTCACGCCGGCGTAGGCTCGGGGAACGGACAAGTGTTCGTTGCAAAAAGGGCAATGAAATCTGATGGGCGAGTCGTCCATGGCGCTGGCTTCTCTAGACAGAAAGCACAGCAATGATGGTAGCATGGTGCGTTCCGTTGTCGATCTTTCGGACGCGAGAGTCGGCAGAAGAATTCGATTTCGGAGAGGGGAATTCTAGTCCACGCCCCCTCCAGCCACCGAGACGGCGGCGTCTTCGGAATCGAGAAAGGCGGAGAAGCGCTTTTTGTCGATGGCCTTCATGTAGGCCTCGAAAGGGGTGACCTCCCCACTCTTGAGCTTTTCCCAAATGGCTTCGTCCATGAACTGCATGCCGTAGGCCTTGCCCCCGGTGATGACGTCGGAAAGCTTCTGAGTGGAGCCTTCGCGGATGATGGCTTCGACGGCCGGGGTCGAAACGAGGATTTCGTTCACGGCGGTCCGGCCGGTGGCAGTCTTCATGAGAAGCTGGGCCACGACGCCCCGGAGCGAGGCCGCCAGCATGGTGCGGACTTGGGACTGCTGGTCGGCCGGGAAGACGTCGATGATGCGGTCCACGGTTTTTCGGGCGTTGTTGGTGTGGAGCGTCCCGAAGACGAGCAGGCCGGTTTCCGCGGCCGTGAGAGCGAGGGAGATGGTTTCCAAGTCGCGCATTTCCCCGACTAAGACGATGTCCGAATCCTCCCGCAAGGCCGCTCGGAGACCGTCGGCGAAGCTCGGGGTTTGGATGGGCACTTCTCGTTGCGTGATGATGCTTTTCTTGTTGTTGTGAACGAACTCGATCGGTTCCTCGATCGTCAGGATGTGGCGGCGATAGTGGGTATTGATGAAGTCCATGAGGGCCGCCAGCGTGGTGGACTTGCCGGATCCGGTGGGGCCGGTCACGAGCACCAAGCCAGAGCGGATCTTCCCAAATTCCTTGACCGCTGTGGGGATGCCGAGGTCTTCGAGGGTGGCGATTTTGGTCGGGATGAGACGGAAGACCGCACCGAGCCCATTTCGCTGCTGCAGGTAATTGCAGCGGAAACGCGAGGCGGCGTTCATTTCGTAGGCGAAGTCGAGGTCGCCCGTTTGGAGGTAGTCCTGGAAGGCGGATTCCTCACAGATTTCGGACAGCATTTGCTTGAGTTCCTGGTGCTCTAGCGGGGCTTCGCGAATGGGGGAAATGCCACCATGGACACGGATTTTCGGGGCCTGGCCCTCGGTCAAGTGGAGGTCGGACCCTCCCTTTTCAATGAGGGTTTGGAAGAAGGCGTCGATTTGATGGGCCATGTCTGCGGGGGCTAGAGGGAGGAAGTCAGGAGGCGAAATAACTTTGCATCACGCCTTTGTCGAGCGCGCGGGAGAGGGCTTCTTGTTGGCTGATCAGGCCTTTGTCGTATAGCTTCCGCAGGGAGTCATCCATATTGATCATGCCGACGTTTTTCCCGGTCTGCATGATGCCTGGCAACATGAAGGTCTTGCCATCGCGAATGCAGGCAGCCACGGCTGGGCTATTCACGAGCAGCTCCAAGGCGAGGCAGCGCCCCGAGCCATCTTGTTTCGGAACCAGCTGCTGGCTGATGACGCCGCGGAGCGATTCGCTGACCATGATCCGGATCTGATCCCGCTGATCATTGGGGAAGACATCAAGAATCCGATCCAGCGTTCGGGCGGCACTCCCAGTGTGCAAGGTGCCCAGCACCAGGTGGCCGGTTTCGGCAGCCGTGATGGCGAGTGAGATGGTTTCGAGGTCGCGCATTTCCCCGACCATGATGACATCGGGGTCTTCCCGCAGCGCTCCCCGAAGGGCCTTGCCGAAGGATTCGGTGTGGCGGTGGACTTCCCGTTGGATCACGTGGCAGTTGTCTGATTCGAAGAGGTATTCGATGGGTTCTTCGAGAGTGATGATGTGATCGTTCCGCTCTTGATTGATCTCATTGACCAAGGCAGCCAAGGTGGTGGATTTCCCCGAGCCGACCGAGCCCGTGACCAAGATGATCCCGTTCTGGTAGCGGAGGAGGGGCTTGATGTCGGCCGGAAGGCCCAGGTCCTCCATCGAGCGGATGGTGGTGCTGATGAGGCGGAAGACAAGATTGATGCCCAGCCGCTGTTTCACGACGCTGGCACGGTAGCGGCCGAATTGGTTTTGGTAGGCAAAATCGACGTCGCCCCGTTCTTCCAGGTGGGCCTTCTGCTCGGCCGTGAGGAAGCCGTTGGCCAGACGTTCGCAGTCCTCCGCCGTCAGTTCCGCGCCATTCTTCCAGATGGGCTGAAGATTCCCGAAGCGACGCCAGGTGGGTTGCGCCGCGGTGGCCAGGTGGATGTCCGAGCAGTCATACTCGATTCCAATTTTGAGGTAATCATCCACCGATCCAAGGGTGGCGATGATGTCAGTCTGTTCTTCGGACATGGGGGGCTGGCTGGGGAAAGGGTTTTTCGGGCCGACGGGGCCGATTTGGAGGGGGAAGGTCTGTGTTTAGCGAGCCCGGAGCCCATGACAAGGGGCTTTCCACAATTATCCCATGCGAGAACGAAGAAGCCGAAGAGCCTGTTTGGTGGCGGCCCGGCGAAGGCTGCGAGTGATCTCTTGGCGAGCGATGCGGGCGAGACGGCCGCTGATTCCACCCTGGCGGGAGACTTTGGCTGGGCCGGACTGCGAGGAGCGCGGGCTTTTCCCGAGGAGAACCTTGGAGCCGATCCATCCGACGGCCGCGCTGGTGGCGGCGGTTTTCCATTTGGCAGCGGTGGCGGTGCGCTTTTTGAGACCCCGCACCAAGGAGAGGGATTCTCCCAAGGCGTCCAGGCTTTCACACAATTCAGCCCGAGAGCCGGCCAAGCGCTGCTTCAGCTCGATTCTTCTTCGGACTCGTTCTTTTTTTCTTTTTGGAACCATTGGCGATCGGCCTCGAATTGGCTGCGGGTTTCGGGAAAGGGAGAGCGGGCTTCTTTGGCGGAATCGCGAACGCGATCGAGGCAAAAGGCACCGAAGAGAGTATGCAACCCGCCGAGCAAAAGCAAGCAGCTGGCCCAAGTCAAAGGAGTGGCCTGCACCAACCAGACGGCCAAGCCGGCCAAGGCCAATAGGTAAGCCAGCCCTAGCAGGAGGAGTCCCACCAGACCCAAGAGCAGGAGCTTCAGTCCCCTGGCGGCCGCTTCCCGGGCCTCCGTGGAGGCGAGCTCGATGCGATCACTGAGAAAACGCAGGAGAGCCCGGAGGGTGCGACGGATTCGTTGGGGGAGGGAGAACACCGGAGGCCTCAGCGTCGGAAAAGGGAACCGAGAACAAATCCGGCCCCAAGAGCGATGAGCGCTCCCTTGGTTGGGTTCTCCCGGATGTAGTCTTCGGCTTGTTTCCAGTAGGTCTGCGCGTGCTCCCGAGCCTGTTCGGCATACTGGGAGAAGCTGTCGGCGGCGGGTTCTTCGGGTGGCTCTTCGGGCGAGTTGAATTCGTTGGCTGCTTCCATGGCGGGTTGGGTGAGAGGTTGGCTGCGTTGGGCTGCGGTTCTGCGAATGTTTTCGACCTGACGGGCCGCGCTGTCCTGCCAGGACTTCAAGGAACTGCCAGCGGAAGCCCGCAGTTGCCCGGCGGCCTTGAGGGCCCGTTCCTTCATAGATTCGAAGCGAGTGGCTGGGATCAAGGGCAGGGGTGCATCGGGTTCTGAGGTCATGCTGGGAGGGGGGAGGTTGCCACGCCGGCTTTGGAACGCAAGGCGGGAGCGCCCTTGCAAGCGATTTTCGTGCAAGCAATCAGGGCTTTTCAGAGCGGGCCACGATGCGCGCTTGCGAGAAGTCGTAGGGGGTGAGTTCGGCCTCGACCCATTGGCCGGCGCGGAGGTCGGACGCCCTTTCCAAGCAGGCCTCACTGAGATGGGCGAAGGTCGGGGCCCCATTGGGCAGGGAGGCCAGCCAGAGCTTGGGAGAGCGCTGCTCGCGCAGTTGGCATCGGGCGCGAACGGGCCTTTCCATCAGTTCTGGGGCTCGCTGGCTTCGGGCTTGGCTGTGGCGCTCTCCGAGGGAGGGTCAGCCAGGGCCCGGACCTGCTCGCTGAAGTCCACTTGGGCGCTGTTCCCCCCGCTGTAGGGAGCGCTGAAGCGCCAACGAAAGTCGGTCTCAGGGAACCAGTACATGGTTTTGACCTTTTTTTTCTTCCGGGAGACGGAGAGCCAAATGAGCCAGGCCACCACGGCCAAGCTCAGCACCAAGGCGCCGAAGAGATAGAATGGATTCAGGAGGAGAATCTCGAAGTTCTCGCCAGCGGGTGGGGAGTCGACTTTGGCCAAAAGAGGGTTCATTTTTTCTCGGCTTCGGTGGCGCGATTGATGATTTCCCGGGCGCCCAGGTGACGCTTGGCCAGCTCATCGCTCAGCCCAAGGAAAAACTTCGAGAGAGCCTCTCCCCATTTCTCGCGACTGAACTCCGGTAGGCAGGTCGTGAGAAGATCTCGCAAAAGGAAGTCGCTCAGAAAAGGCTCCAAGAGATACCCTACCGTAGCGCTGCAGCGGTGATGATGGTAGTCCACGACCAGGAGGAGGGAGCTTTCTCTCTTGGCTCGTGAGGAGGAGGGGGCGCCATTTTCTTTGGCGTAATTGAGGAACCAGAAGCCGAATTCGCTCGGTTGCTGATTGCGCCGGAGATAGTGAAAGCAGATCGAAATCGAGAGCTGCGGGTAGCTTTCCTCGAGCGCGGCGATTTGGGAGTCAAGGCGTTCCCATTCCCGGCCCTTGAGGAAGCCCTTGGGATCGGTGAGGCGCTCCCACGTGGGGAACTCCATCGGGAAGGTATGGAGCGATGCGGCGGCGGAAAAGCCGCATTGAGGACACTTCATGACTGAATCCACCTGCAAGAGGTGACAGGAGGGACAGTGGGTCCGCTCTGGACGAAACAAGCGCAGGGGATAGGCCATGACCAGATGAAGAGGAGAAGGACGAGAGGTGCAGCTTAGGTGAAAAGCGACCGGTGACAAGCGAGGGAAGGTCCTCGGTCTCCTCCATCAAAAAAAGAGGATTCGCTCTTGAACCAAGAGACCTTCAAGGGTAAGGGTCCGGCCCGAGTTTTGTTCCGGCGTAGCTCAGCGGTAGAGCGGGTGGCTGTTAACCACTAGGTCGTTGGTTCGAACCCAACCGCCGGAGCCATTTCTTCTTTTTGAGGCACGGATTGAGAGGAGGCTCGGGTTTTGGGTGGAGCGGACGTGCTGAGGGGACTTGGGGTGCGATCTATTTCGCCAAAGGGTGTGAGAATCGCTGGCCCGGTGAGCGGTTATCTGAGAGAGGTTTCTGTCCTGCTACTTGGGAGCGGTGAGGCCGAGGTGCTGGAGGGCCAGTTTCATGTCGTCCCAGACTTTTTTCTTTTCGCTCCGTTCTCGGTTGCGGAGGAGGTAGCTGGGGTGGTAGGTGGTGAGTAGGGGGGTGCCGTCGAGGTCGAGAATTTTCCCGCGGACGCTGCCCACACTGGCTTCTTTTCCGGTTAGGCCATGATGGGCCGTTCCGCCGAGGGCGATGATGATTTTTGGCTGCACGATTTCAATTTCTCTTTTGAGGTAGGGAAGGAAATGACTCATCTCGGCCACGGTCGGCTTGCGATTGGCGGTTCCTTGGTCGGCTGCACCCGTGGAGGGCCGGAACTTCACGATGTTGCTGATGTAGACCTCCCCACGCGCAAAGCCCATGGCGGCGATGATTTTGGTGAGAAGCTGCCCGGCAGGGCCCACAAAGGGTTCGGCCTGGCGCTCTTCCTCGAAGCCGGGGGCTTCTCCCACGAACATGAAGGTCGCATCGGGGTGACCGACCGAGAAAACCAAGGTTTCCCGGAGGCTTTCGAGGGAGGTGGCTCGGGGGTCGCTCGCCAATTCTTCTCGCAGGGCTGCGAGTTGGGCTGCTTTCGACGGGTGAGCGGGCTGGCTTGAGGCGAGGGCGGTGGGCGGTTTGGGCTCGGGAGCCGCTTTTGCCCATTCCCTCCCTGCCAGGCGCTTGAGAGCTTCCCGCGCGGCGGGCGCGAGGTCCATGTGGTCTTGTTTCCTGACTTGGAGAGCTTGGGACAGCAGGGAGCAGGCTTGCGCCAGGGTGCGAGATTCCGCCATGGGGCCAGGATTCCAATGAAAGAGCCTGCCTGGCAAGTGGCAGGATAGTTTTCCTTGCGCGGAAAAGGGAACTGTCGCAGGCATTTCGCGAGAGGAGGTCGTTTTTGCCCGGCACCTCGGTCGATTTTCTTTGGTTGCCTTTTGTGATGAAGCTTTCGTCCCTTGTTCTTCTGGTTGGGTGGGCGCTGTTCTTTGGCAGTGGTTGCCAAACGACCCACCTGGCCTCTCAGGTGGCGCCTGCGCAGGGGATTCCAGGTGGCGGGAAGCCTGATCGGCACGGTTATGCCCGCTACGACGAGTTCGACCAATTGCACTTCGTGCGCACGACTTCCTACACCTGCACCGAAGACGATCATTTGGAGTATGGGAGCAATTCGGCGGCGGGGACCCCTTTGAAGTATGGTCGGGTCATCAGCGTGGCGGCTGATTGGTCTCGGTATCCCTACGGCACTGTCTTTCGCATGAAGGGGGTCAAAAATCGCTTGTTCTATGTGGATGATTACGGGAGCGCGCTCGTGGGTACGAACACGCTCGACATCTACATGCCGAACAAGAAGATGATGAATCGATGGGGGCGGCAGGATGTGGTCATCGAGATTGTCCGCTGGGGCAGCTGGGATCGGAGCGCGGAGATTCTTGCTTCCCGCCTTCATCATCCGCATTGCCGCCAAATGGCGCAGGCCATTCGCAAGCAGCAGGTGACCCGCTCCAAGCAATTGCTCGCTTCCATTCGGGAGCCGGGACGCCGCGGGGGCTAGAGGGCTGGCCGCCATGACGAAACAGGAGCGGGCGGATTATGTTCGGCAACGGCTCGAGGGCCTCTACCCGGAAACGCCGGTCCCGCTGGAATATCGGGACGCTTTCACTCTTTTGATTGCGGTGCTCCTTTCGGCCCAGTGCACCGATGAACGGGTCAACAAGGTCACCCCAGGTCTCTTCGCCTTGGCGGATCACCCTGCGGCCATGGCCAAGCAGCCGGTGGCCCGCATTCAGCAGGCCATCCAAAGCTGTGGCCTCGCCCCGCGGAAGGCGCGAGCCATTCGTGAGCTGTCGGGTCGCTTGGTGAAGGAATTCGCGGGAGAGGTCCCGGCGGACATGGAAATCCTAGAGAGTCTGCCCGGGGTCGGTCACAAGACGGCCTCGGTGGTCATGGCCCAGGCTTTCGGGGTGCCTGCCTTTCCGGTGGATACCCACATTCACCGCTTGGCGCAGCGCTGGAAGCTGGCTCCGGGGAAAAACGTGGTCGAGACAGAAAGGCATCTCAAGCGGCTCTTTCCCGAGGAAGCTTGGAACAAGCTCCACCTTCAGATCATTTTCTACGGGCGGGAATTTTGCACAGCGAGAGGGTGTGATGGCACGATTTGCCCGATCTGCCGGGAGTTGTTTCCGCTCCGGAAGCGCGCGGTCAAGACGCGGAAGGGCTAGCGTTTTCGGGGAGGGTTGCTTGGTTCTGGCTTGCCTTCGATGGTAAA is a window of Verrucomicrobiota bacterium DNA encoding:
- a CDS encoding 3D domain-containing protein — encoded protein: MKLSSLVLLVGWALFFGSGCQTTHLASQVAPAQGIPGGGKPDRHGYARYDEFDQLHFVRTTSYTCTEDDHLEYGSNSAAGTPLKYGRVISVAADWSRYPYGTVFRMKGVKNRLFYVDDYGSALVGTNTLDIYMPNKKMMNRWGRQDVVIEIVRWGSWDRSAEILASRLHHPHCRQMAQAIRKQQVTRSKQLLASIREPGRRGG
- a CDS encoding DUF883 C-terminal domain-containing protein; the encoded protein is MTSEPDAPLPLIPATRFESMKERALKAAGQLRASAGSSLKSWQDSAARQVENIRRTAAQRSQPLTQPAMEAANEFNSPEEPPEEPAADSFSQYAEQAREHAQTYWKQAEDYIRENPTKGALIALGAGFVLGSLFRR
- a CDS encoding PilT/PilU family type 4a pilus ATPase; translated protein: MSEEQTDIIATLGSVDDYLKIGIEYDCSDIHLATAAQPTWRRFGNLQPIWKNGAELTAEDCERLANGFLTAEQKAHLEERGDVDFAYQNQFGRYRASVVKQRLGINLVFRLISTTIRSMEDLGLPADIKPLLRYQNGIILVTGSVGSGKSTTLAALVNEINQERNDHIITLEEPIEYLFESDNCHVIQREVHRHTESFGKALRGALREDPDVIMVGEMRDLETISLAITAAETGHLVLGTLHTGSAARTLDRILDVFPNDQRDQIRIMVSESLRGVISQQLVPKQDGSGRCLALELLVNSPAVAACIRDGKTFMLPGIMQTGKNVGMINMDDSLRKLYDKGLISQQEALSRALDKGVMQSYFAS
- a CDS encoding PilT/PilU family type 4a pilus ATPase translates to MAHQIDAFFQTLIEKGGSDLHLTEGQAPKIRVHGGISPIREAPLEHQELKQMLSEICEESAFQDYLQTGDLDFAYEMNAASRFRCNYLQQRNGLGAVFRLIPTKIATLEDLGIPTAVKEFGKIRSGLVLVTGPTGSGKSTTLAALMDFINTHYRRHILTIEEPIEFVHNNKKSIITQREVPIQTPSFADGLRAALREDSDIVLVGEMRDLETISLALTAAETGLLVFGTLHTNNARKTVDRIIDVFPADQQSQVRTMLAASLRGVVAQLLMKTATGRTAVNEILVSTPAVEAIIREGSTQKLSDVITGGKAYGMQFMDEAIWEKLKSGEVTPFEAYMKAIDKKRFSAFLDSEDAAVSVAGGGVD
- a CDS encoding phage holin family protein; this translates as MFSLPQRIRRTLRALLRFLSDRIELASTEAREAAARGLKLLLLGLVGLLLLGLAYLLALAGLAVWLVQATPLTWASCLLLLGGLHTLFGAFCLDRVRDSAKEARSPFPETRSQFEADRQWFQKEKKNESEEESS
- the nth gene encoding endonuclease III; translated protein: MTKQERADYVRQRLEGLYPETPVPLEYRDAFTLLIAVLLSAQCTDERVNKVTPGLFALADHPAAMAKQPVARIQQAIQSCGLAPRKARAIRELSGRLVKEFAGEVPADMEILESLPGVGHKTASVVMAQAFGVPAFPVDTHIHRLAQRWKLAPGKNVVETERHLKRLFPEEAWNKLHLQIIFYGREFCTARGCDGTICPICRELFPLRKRAVKTRKG
- a CDS encoding TPM domain-containing protein gives rise to the protein MAYPLRLFRPERTHCPSCHLLQVDSVMKCPQCGFSAAASLHTFPMEFPTWERLTDPKGFLKGREWERLDSQIAALEESYPQLSISICFHYLRRNQQPSEFGFWFLNYAKENGAPSSSRAKRESSLLLVVDYHHHRCSATVGYLLEPFLSDFLLRDLLTTCLPEFSREKWGEALSKFFLGLSDELAKRHLGAREIINRATEAEKK
- a CDS encoding uracil-DNA glycosylase gives rise to the protein MAESRTLAQACSLLSQALQVRKQDHMDLAPAAREALKRLAGREWAKAAPEPKPPTALASSQPAHPSKAAQLAALREELASDPRATSLESLRETLVFSVGHPDATFMFVGEAPGFEEERQAEPFVGPAGQLLTKIIAAMGFARGEVYISNIVKFRPSTGAADQGTANRKPTVAEMSHFLPYLKREIEIVQPKIIIALGGTAHHGLTGKEASVGSVRGKILDLDGTPLLTTYHPSYLLRNRERSEKKKVWDDMKLALQHLGLTAPK